The Rhodothermus sp. nucleotide sequence CCACCGTCCGACCACCCTCACGAATCGCAAAACGCAAACCCTCCTCCATCGCCACCGGATAAATCAACTTCACCCGAAAACGCGCATTGTCCCCAGGCATCACCATCTC carries:
- the tuf gene encoding elongation factor Tu (EF-Tu; promotes GTP-dependent binding of aminoacyl-tRNA to the A-site of ribosomes during protein biosynthesis; when the tRNA anticodon matches the mRNA codon, GTP hydrolysis results; the inactive EF-Tu-GDP leaves the ribosome and release of GDP is promoted by elongation factor Ts; many prokaryotes have two copies of the gene encoding EF-Tu), whose product is EMVMPGDNARFRVKLIYPVAMEEGLRFAIREGGRTVGAGVVTKILD